In the genome of Magnolia sinica isolate HGM2019 chromosome 2, MsV1, whole genome shotgun sequence, one region contains:
- the LOC131236870 gene encoding uncharacterized protein LOC131236870 — protein MDRTGSSIGKQFSPQEWETLIDDFQLGGRRRERWLSQSPGPALVELALLSVLRKDTLLPLKFHLIVFVEENADLLVEDPTAATDALDRVLDAVRTIVQSPVDNLSVTYALKEQMMVSATSVMILIDSLEKSVVHLEGLTELLLTVINRPNHGVDRQTRAVACECLRELENTYPCLLSEITGHLWNLCQGERTHASQSYLLLLTSVIHNIVRSTAMNSSILTTSVPLVPFNVPHFLTAGGEGATSRELSSLNMKELRRVTAFLLERPRNLTPWGMLEFMQMLVGIAGTLELQASLLKVHISGLLYSYDPILCHVVLMLYSRLSDAFDGEESEIARRLTLLSKEVQQHLVFRLLALHWLLGFRPMKKGSIVPMAPSFYPMVFDPLALKAVKLDLLAYCAVCIDSSGTEGVSGGDGGGDVTVVKLFEDGLVCVSAFKWLPPWSTETIVAFRMLHKFLTGATPHSGSDDSSVGVGIETTIFLTLQTMFVNMALEFCRLVPVIVAFIDRLLSCSSHCWLGERLLHTFDERLLPKLATDYCLASYFPIFDRIAENETIPPHGLLELLTAFVVVLVEKHGPDTWLKSWSQGSKVLGICRTMLMHHHSSRVFLLLSRLLAFTCQCFPDLEVRDNARIYLRMLVCVPGKKLRHILNLGDQLPGVSPSPHLASFFQAQSPRPSQDLGKSRDISSYIHLERVNPLLVKQSWSLAIPTLGIENNKSNYFEGIGDSGPPIDIEKEGEGSSDVQILSETDRIGLPQEPLRVMDSKVAEILGILRRHFTCIPDFRHVPGLKIKIPCTLRFESEPFNRIWGVDSSATPSSDVVDELPALYATVIIFSSSAAYGSIPSFRIPFLLGEPSRNDYDTGQKSCLDIVPIENGSEQEEGFRAPVMIELEPREPMPGLVSVAIEANAENGQTISGPLQSITVGIEDMFLRASIPSDITEDLVPEYYSDLFHALWEACSNSANTGRETFPLKGGKGVAAISGTSSVKLLEVPLDTLIRSVERYLAPFVVSVIGQPLVDIVKDDGVIEGVVWKDDSVDCARDDATSSPYSSGIPLQLKYIQDEVEEDDADSSFDIRNRNMGCFLILIFLPPRFHLLFQMEVSDISTLVRIRTDHWPCLAYIDDYLEAAFLT, from the exons ATGGACAGAACAGGTAGCAGCATCGGCAAGCAGTTCTCCCCCCAAGAATGGGAAACCCTAATAGACGACTTCCAATTGGGCGGGCGCCGCCGCGAACGTTGGCTCTCCCAGTCCCCGGGCCCCGCCCTCGTCGAGCTCGCTCTCCTCTCCGTCCTCCGCAAGGACACCTTGCTCCCCCTCAAATTCCACCTCATTGTTTTCGTGGAAGAGAACGCCGATCTCCTCGTCGAAGATCCGACGGCCGCTACCGACGCCCTCGACCGCGTTCTCGATGCCGTCCGTACCATCGTCCAATCCCCCGTCGACAACCTCTCTGTCACGTACGCCCTCAAAGAGCAGATGATGGTCTCCGCCACCTCCGTGATGATCTTGATCGACAGCCTCGAGAAATCGGTTGTCCATCTCGAGGGCCTCACGGAGCTTCTCCTAACTGTCATCAACCGCCCGAACCACGGGGTGGACCGCCAGACCCGGGCCGTTGCCTGCGAATGCCTACGGGAGCTGGAGAATACGTATCCCTGCCTTCTATCAGAGATCACTGGCCATTTATGGAATCTATGCCAGGGTGAGCGGACCCATGCATCACAAAGCTACCTGCTTCTCCTCACATCTGTGATCCACAATATCGTGAGATCGACGGCTATGAACTCCTCGATTCTCACAACCTCAGTCCCCCTTGTTCCATTCAACGTCCCACATTTTCTTACTGCTGGTGGGGAAGGAGCAACGAGTAGAGAGCTTTCAAGCTTGAATATGAAGGAGCTGAGGAGGGTGACAGCATTCCTACTTGAGCGCCCACGGAATCTGACACCCTGGGGGATGCTAGAGTTTATGCAGATGCTGGTGGGGATTGCGGGCACACTCGAGCTGCAGGCGTCGCTCCTGAAGGTGCACATCTCTGGCCTGCTTTACTCGTATGACCCTATCCTATGCCATGTTGTTCTGATGCTGTATTCACGTTTGTCAGATGCGTTTGATGGCGAAGAGAGTGAGATTGCTCGGCGCCTGACGCTCTTGTCAAAGGAAGTCCAGCAGCATCTGGTCTTCCGGTTGCTCGCCCTACATTGGCTGTTGGGTTTCAGGCCAATGAAGAAGGGCTCAATTGTGCCAATGGCTCCAAGCTTTTACCCAATGGTGTTTGATCCACTGGCATTGAAAGCTGTGAAGTTGGATTTGCTTGCGTACTGTGCAGTTTGTATTGATAGTTCGGGAACTGAAGGTGTTTCTGGGGGAGACGGGGGTGGGGATGTTACAGTGGTGAAGCTGTTTGAAGATGGGCTGGTATGCGTTTCAGCATTCAAATGGTTGCCACCATGGAGCACCGAAACAATTGTGGCATTCCGTATGCTCCATAAGTTTTTAACTGGCGCTACACCTCATTCTGGCTCAGATGATTCTTCAGTTGGGGTTGGCATTGAAACCACCATCTTTCTCACTTTACAG ACTATGTTTGTAAACATGGCATTGGAGTTCTGTCGGCTGGTTCCGGTGATTGTTGCCTTTATCGACCGTTTGTTGAGCTGTTCTTCCCATTGTTGGTTGGGTGAGCGCCTGCTCCATACTTTTGATGAACGTTTGCTTCCAAAGCTTGCTACAGACTATTGTTTGGCATCCTACTTCCCGATCTTTGACAGGATTGCTGAAAATGAAACCATACCACCCCATGGTTTGTTAGAGTTACTTACTGCATTTGTTGTTGTTCTTGTGGAGAAGCATGGTCCCGACACATGGTTGAAATCATGGTCTCAAGGAAGTAAGGTTTTAGGCATTTGCCGAACAATGCTGATGCACCACCATAGTTCCAGAGTGTTTCTTCTGCTTTCACGCCTTCTGGCATTCACCTGTCAGTGCTTTCCCGATTTGGAGGTTCGGGACAATGCAAG AATCTACTTGCGAATGCTTGTCTGTGTTCCTGGAAAGAAGCTTAGGCACATATTGAACCTCGGGGATCAACTTCCTGGTGTTTCGCCCTCTCCACATCTGGCCTCTTTCTTCCAGGCTCAGTCTCCTCGTCCTTCTCAGGATCTTGGGAAATCTAGGGACATCTCTTCATACATTCATCTTGAGCGGGTAAATCCATTACTTGTCAAACAGTCGTGGTCCTTGGCAATACCCACTTTGGGCATTGAAAACAACAAATCCAACTATTTTGAGGGCATCGGAGACAGCGGACCACCTATAGACATAGAGAAGGAGGGGGAAGGCAGTTCTGATGTCCAGATTCTCTCAGAAACCGACAGAATCGGTCTGCCTCAGGAGCCATTGCGTGTGATGGATTCAAAGGTTGCTGAGATTTTAGGGATACTGCGGAGGCACTTTACTTGTATCCCCGATTTCAGACATGTGCCAGGACTTAAGATAAAAATACCCTGTACATTGAGATTTGAGTCTGAACCCTTTAATCGCATTTGGGGAGTGGACTCATCTGCCACTCCAAGTTCGGATGTAGTCGATGAACTACCTGCCTTGTATGCAACAGTAATCATCTTTTCATCTTCGGCAGCATATGGGTCTATTCCTTCATTTCGCATACCTTTCCTTCTAGGCGAGCCTTCCCGAAATGATTATGATACAGGCCAAAAAAGTTGCCTTGATATTGTACCCATAGAAAATGGGTCTGAGCAAGAAGAAGGCTTCAGAGCGCCAGTGATGATTGAATTGGAACCTCGAGAGCCGATGCCAGGTCTGGTTAGCGTTGCAATTGAGGCAAATGCAGAGAATGGACAAACCATCAGTGGTCCACTTCAGAGTATCACCGTAGGTATTGAAGACATGTTTCTCAGGGCTAGTATCCCTTCTGACATCACAGAAGATCTGGTCCCCGAGTACTACTCTGACCTGTTCCATGCTTTGTGGGAAGCATGCAGTAATTCTGCCAACACTGGACGTGAGACCTTTCCTTTGAAAGGAGGCAAAGGTGTTGCGGCAATCAGTGGCACTAGCTCGGTCAAGCTGCTGGAAGTTCCCTTGGACACTCTGATTAGGTCTGTTGAACGCTATTTGGCGCCCTTTGTTGTAAGTGTGATTGGTCAGCCACTTGTGGACATAGTAAAAGATGATGGGGTTATTGAGGGTGTCGTCTGGAAAGACGATTCTGTTGATTGTGCTCGTGATGATGCTACTTCATCACCATATTCTAGTGGCATCCCACTTCAGCTCAAATACATTCAGGACGAAGTTGAAGAAGATGATGCCGATAGTAGTTTTGACATCCGTAATAGAAACATGGGCTGTTTTCTCATTCTAATATTCCTCCCTCCTAGGTTCCATCTCCTTTTTCAGATGGAAGTAAGTGATATTTCAACGTTAGTTCGAATCAGAACTGATCATTGGCCATGCCTTGCTTATATTGATGATTATTTGGAGGCTGCTTTTTTGACATGA